A genomic region of Rhodanobacter sp. contains the following coding sequences:
- the mrdA gene encoding penicillin-binding protein 2, whose translation MKPRRAIKDARREGELFRRRALAGFALIVLGLIGLIGRYVTLQVARYDEFAARSENNRVKPIPIPPARGLIYDRNGVLLANNVPAFRLEVVPEQVADMKAMLAQLGQVIPLSQDDLDAFHKQLRQSRRFESVPLKLRLTEDEIDRFAVNRWRFPGVDVVPYLNRRYPLGGLFAHVIGYVSRIDADDLDHLDPARYKGTTHVGRTGIERSYEDVLHGTPGYELVEVNANGQTQRVLQTHPATPGKNLYLSIDVRIQKAAEQALGGQPGAAVAIDPRNGQVLAMVSEPTFDPNLFVDGISHADYNALTGAADKPLLNRALRGVYPPGSTVKPFVALGGLELGLRTPADTVLSTGTWCLPGTTFCRRDDRRGGFGTVNLRMAIMWSVNTYFYKLAVDMGIDRFSEWMGRFGFGRPTGIDLDGEASGVLPSREWKEKHLKQAWYPGQTMIAGIGQGYWGVTPVQLAHALATLAGHGVPYAPRLVMATQAGVDKPQQMLPNPPEGRPVISDPSEWQAVVDGMQMVVNDPRGTGYGLGKGFPYTIAGKSGTAEIYSRHTNAYNDNTNLAYLASRHRAWFEMFAPAEEPRIAVAVLLENGAWGASTAGPIARKILDAWLATQPNPPPDTPLPAGGLPAPGTAPAAAPPETPQDAPQDAPQDAPQDAPQDAPQDAPQDAPQDAPQDAPQDAPPDDPAEAASQENTP comes from the coding sequence ATGAAGCCGCGCCGCGCAATCAAGGATGCACGCCGCGAAGGCGAACTGTTCCGCCGCCGCGCGCTGGCGGGCTTCGCGCTGATCGTGCTCGGCCTGATCGGCCTGATCGGCCGCTACGTGACCTTGCAGGTGGCGCGCTACGACGAGTTCGCCGCGCGCTCGGAAAACAACCGCGTCAAACCGATCCCGATTCCTCCCGCGCGCGGCCTGATCTACGACCGCAACGGCGTGCTGCTGGCCAACAACGTGCCCGCGTTCCGGCTCGAAGTGGTGCCCGAGCAGGTCGCCGACATGAAGGCGATGCTGGCGCAGCTGGGGCAGGTGATCCCGCTCAGCCAGGACGACCTGGACGCCTTCCACAAGCAGCTCAGGCAGAGCCGGCGCTTCGAGAGCGTGCCGCTGAAGCTGCGCCTCACCGAGGACGAGATCGACCGCTTCGCGGTCAACCGCTGGCGCTTCCCCGGCGTGGACGTGGTGCCCTACCTCAACCGGCGCTACCCGCTGGGCGGGTTGTTCGCGCACGTGATCGGCTACGTCTCGCGCATCGACGCGGACGATCTCGACCATCTCGATCCGGCGCGCTACAAGGGCACCACGCACGTCGGCCGCACCGGCATCGAGCGCTCCTACGAGGACGTGCTGCACGGCACGCCGGGCTACGAGCTGGTCGAAGTCAACGCGAACGGACAGACCCAGCGCGTATTGCAGACGCATCCGGCCACGCCCGGCAAAAACCTCTATCTCAGCATCGACGTGCGCATCCAGAAGGCCGCGGAACAGGCGCTGGGCGGCCAGCCGGGTGCGGCGGTGGCGATCGACCCGCGCAACGGCCAGGTGCTGGCGATGGTCAGCGAGCCGACCTTCGACCCCAACCTGTTCGTGGACGGCATCAGCCATGCCGACTACAACGCGCTGACCGGCGCGGCCGACAAGCCGCTGTTGAACCGCGCGCTGCGCGGCGTGTATCCGCCGGGTTCCACCGTCAAGCCGTTCGTGGCGCTGGGCGGACTGGAGCTGGGACTGCGCACGCCCGCGGACACCGTGCTCTCCACCGGCACCTGGTGCCTGCCGGGCACCACGTTCTGCCGCCGCGACGACCGCCGCGGCGGCTTCGGCACGGTGAACCTGCGCATGGCCATCATGTGGTCGGTCAACACCTACTTCTACAAGCTGGCGGTGGACATGGGCATCGACCGCTTCAGCGAGTGGATGGGCCGGTTCGGCTTCGGCCGGCCCACCGGCATCGACCTCGACGGCGAGGCCAGCGGCGTACTGCCCTCGCGCGAGTGGAAGGAAAAACACCTGAAGCAGGCGTGGTATCCGGGTCAGACGATGATCGCGGGCATCGGCCAGGGCTACTGGGGCGTGACGCCGGTGCAGCTCGCGCATGCGCTGGCCACGCTTGCCGGCCATGGCGTGCCGTATGCGCCGCGGCTGGTGATGGCCACGCAGGCCGGGGTGGACAAACCCCAACAGATGCTGCCGAATCCGCCGGAGGGCCGGCCCGTCATCAGCGACCCCTCGGAATGGCAGGCGGTGGTCGATGGCATGCAGATGGTGGTGAACGATCCTCGCGGCACCGGTTACGGGCTGGGCAAGGGCTTTCCGTACACCATCGCCGGCAAGAGCGGCACCGCCGAGATCTACTCGCGCCATACCAACGCCTACAACGACAACACCAACCTGGCCTACCTCGCCAGCCGGCACCGCGCGTGGTTCGAGATGTTCGCGCCGGCCGAAGAGCCGCGCATCGCGGTGGCGGTATTGCTGGAGAACGGCGCCTGGGGCGCCTCCACGGCCGGCCCGATCGCCCGCAAGATCCTCGATGCCTGGCTGGCCACCCAGCCGAATCCGCCGCCGGACACGCCGCTCCCTGCGGGGGGCTTGCCCGCGCCCGGCACGGCGC
- a CDS encoding hypothetical protein (frameshifted, insertion/deletion at around 2871642;~possible pseudo due to internal stop codon): MARPRDESSPLFAGNAAGTLRLIVYLALAVVLMVLDHRNGWLWRVRNAASVVVEPMYRLANLPGAGVRTLSVAFADRKLLTEQNQRLREDLLLANARLNRMASVAEQNQHLKELLDTRRSLGLNVQLARVVGVDLGAWQQRLVLNLGARDGVKPGQPVIDAHGVMGQVVEVLPTTSVVMLVTDPAHAIPVVIDRSGLRTVAYGSRDGSGLVLPNIPLSADVRPGDKLFTSGLGGRFPPGFPVGKVTAVQSGASGMFRVAQVQPAADIDRSEDVLLLHDQAEPDGPPAPAVPAGPPASLAPVPGSAASSAAATSATVRATLPRATAVLPAAKPAVPPAAAGSAR, from the coding sequence GTGGCGCGTCCGCGCGATGAGTCATCGCCCCTGTTCGCCGGCAATGCCGCGGGCACGCTGCGGCTGATCGTCTATCTTGCGCTGGCCGTGGTACTGATGGTGCTGGACCACCGCAACGGTTGGCTGTGGCGCGTGCGCAACGCGGCGTCGGTAGTGGTGGAGCCGATGTACCGGCTGGCCAACCTGCCCGGCGCCGGCGTGCGCACGCTCAGCGTGGCCTTCGCCGACCGCAAGCTGCTCACCGAGCAGAACCAGCGCTTGCGCGAGGATCTGCTCTTGGCCAATGCGCGGCTCAACCGCATGGCCAGCGTGGCCGAGCAGAACCAGCACCTGAAGGAGTTGCTGGACACCCGGCGCAGCCTTGGCCTCAACGTGCAATTGGCCCGCGTGGTGGGCGTGGACCTGGGCGCCTGGCAGCAACGGCTGGTGCTGAACCTCGGCGCGCGCGACGGCGTGAAGCCGGGGCAGCCGGTGATCGACGCGCACGGCGTGATGGGGCAGGTGGTCGAGGTGCTGCCGACCACGTCGGTGGTGATGCTGGTGACCGATCCCGCGCACGCGATTCCGGTGGTGATCGACCGCTCCGGCCTGCGCACGGTGGCCTATGGCTCGCGCGACGGCAGCGGGCTCGTGTTGCCCAACATTCCGTTGTCCGCCGACGTGCGGCCGGGCGACAAGCTGTTCACGTCCGGCCTGGGCGGCCGCTTTCCGCCGGGGTTCCCGGTGGGCAAGGTGACTGCCGTGCAGTCCGGTGCTTCCGGCATGTTCCGCGTGGCGCAGGTGCAGCCGGCGGCCGACATCGACCGCAGCGAAGACGTGCTGCTGTTGCACGACCAGGCCGAGCCCGACGGCCCGCCCGCGCCGGCGGTTCCGGCCGGGCCGCCGGCCTCGCTGGCGCCCGTGCCGGGATCGGCCGCGTCGTCGGCCGCCGCCACGAGCGCTACCGTGCGGGCGACCCTGCCGCGCGCCACCGCCGTCCTGCCGGCGGCGAAGCCCGCCGTGCCGCCTGCGGCAGCCGGGAGTGCGCGATGA
- the mreD gene encoding rod shape-determining protein MreD has protein sequence MNRQRLSTWWFAGTLLCALLFMLVPLPAVLEPFKPYWPALVLLYWALESEDRVGLGLAFLLGLGADLFDGVLLGEQALRLCALVFIVLRFRSRLRFFTMGQQILAVLALLLNDRILLLLVRLLSGAPMPPASWWIAPFTGAALWPFLFLLLDDLRVRLRLQ, from the coding sequence ATGAACCGCCAGCGGTTGTCCACCTGGTGGTTTGCCGGCACGCTGCTGTGCGCGCTGCTGTTCATGCTGGTGCCGCTGCCGGCGGTGCTGGAGCCGTTCAAGCCGTACTGGCCGGCGCTGGTGCTGCTGTACTGGGCGCTGGAGTCGGAGGATCGCGTGGGCCTGGGGCTGGCCTTCCTGCTCGGCCTGGGCGCCGACCTGTTCGACGGCGTGCTGCTGGGCGAGCAGGCGCTGCGGCTGTGCGCGCTGGTGTTCATCGTGCTGCGGTTCCGCTCGCGGCTGCGCTTCTTCACCATGGGGCAGCAGATCCTGGCGGTGCTGGCGCTGCTGCTGAACGACCGTATCCTGTTGCTGCTGGTGCGGCTGCTGTCCGGCGCGCCGATGCCGCCGGCAAGCTGGTGGATCGCCCCGTTCACGGGCGCCGCGTTGTGGCCGTTCCTGTTCCTGCTGCTGGACGACCTGCGCGTGCGCCTGCGCCTGCAGTGA